A window of the Helianthus annuus cultivar XRQ/B chromosome 4, HanXRQr2.0-SUNRISE, whole genome shotgun sequence genome harbors these coding sequences:
- the LOC118491542 gene encoding serine/arginine repetitive matrix protein 1-like: MSLSHTKGGYDVMRDYQMNMVTALVLNKKYNFSHIVFHYMAENIKIDSRSWMYPRFIQMMIDHAYPEIDRNIKDDLLIQSHMSNDTLKQIVRYHLNHPEPKVSVEFFGSIKDANYADPDPVDHQNWRNEAEMKEAGYAEELKVLEDFKNTKNEWYLKETGRRRRKATPIVKKAEGSSSQPKKKQKKAAKTSLIDEPEEDEQVVTVEKETVVAAEDDPFNVDDLFDTDVLETGPTVVADVDKVVNVEAQKEKEKFVDDIEGDDVDKDTTSSSSSLDDEIDETERLRRVQEEIEQEKLLRKRKRQEKDDDEAYVPSPEHVSVSQSPQGGRKKAGARKKVVSPKIRKVTPKISKPKIVLKKKQTKETKKPPTPPHEPTPPQSPVQSQSRQPTPPQQSSPPKQPTPPRQPSPLHHSPPQHKPFSPRKNSFRPLHSPKCNQVLLAKVFILHMIILKISETSVLRTMNKC, from the coding sequence ATGTCTTTGAGCCATACGAAAGGAGGTTATGATGTGATGAGAGATTATCAAATGAATATGGTTACGGCTttagtgttgaacaaaaagtacaATTTCTCACACATTGTATTCCATTACATGGCTGAGAATATCAAGATAGATAGCAGAAGTTGGATGTATCCGAGGTTCATTCAGATGATGATTGATCACGCTTATCCTGAGATTGATAGAAACATAAAAGATGACTTGTTGATACAATCACACATGAGCAATGATACGCTTAAACAGATTGTGAGATACCATCTGAATCACCCAGAACCGAAAGTTAGTGTTGAATTCTTTGGGTCTATAAAAGATGCTAACTACGCTGATCCAGATCCAGTTGATCATCAGAACTGGAGAAATGAAGCTGAAATGAAAGAGGCAGGGTatgctgaagagttgaaagttcttgaagatttcaaaaacacaaagaatGAGTGGTATCTGAAAGAAACTGGGAGAAGACGTAGAAAGGCCACTCCTATTGTTAAAAAGGCTGAGGGATCTTCTTCACAACCAaagaagaagcaaaagaaagCTGCAAAAACGTCTTTGATTGATGAACCTGAAGAAGATGAACAGGTGGTTACTGTGGAAAAGGAAACAGTAGTAGCTGCAGAAGATGATCCATTTAatgttgatgatttgtttgatacTGATGTCTTAGAGACAGGGCCAACAGTGGTTGCTGATGTTGATAAAGTTGTTAATGTTGAAGcacagaaagagaaagaaaagtttGTTGATGATATTGAAGGAGATGATGTGGATAAAGATACTACAAGCTCCTCGAGCTCTTTAGATGATGAAATTGATGAAACTGAACGTTTACGAAGAGTTCAGGAAGAAATAGAACAAGAGAAGTTattgagaaagagaaagagacaaGAAAAGGACGATGATGAAGCTTATGTGCCTTCTCCAGAACACGTCTCAGTGTCACAATCTCCTCAAGGCGGCAGAAAGAAAGCCGGAGCTCGAAAGAAAGTAGTTTCTCCAAAGATTCGCAAAGTCACACCAAAGATATCAAAACCAAAAATTGTGCTAAAGAAGAAACAAACCAAGGAAACCAAGAAACCACCTACACCACCACatgaaccaacaccaccacaatcaccaGTCCAATCACAATCCCGACAACCTACACCACCACAACAATCCTCACCACCTAAACAACCAACACctccaagacaaccatcaccacTACATCATTCACCTCCACAACACAAACCCTTTTCACCTCGCAAGAACTCTTTTAGACCCCTCCACTCACCCAAATGCAACCAAGTTCTTCTAGCAAAGGTCTTTATACTCCACATGATAATCTTGAAGATATCGGAGACTTCGGTTTTACGAACAATGAACAAGTGTTGA
- the LOC110892389 gene encoding glutamic acid-rich protein-like: MDEVLVENKKLAAENKKVSDREKILEMRVKKLEIDNKELVKKIDSDQSEIDILKVRIAELEEEKARRDEQNEYFKLKNKEFEAAKELRDHEFYMLNKVVEGMLGTSVEQKFEELQVEELRAERQAKIDEQMKDKGKGVEGSSAMTERSIVPSMVVDNPKPISAVSGLFEDYTPMDELIGDSDEDDEEEDEEEDVKDEKVYSASSHGSGKDDDDDDAQGGTGLKVSEASAEQNVDNLMNDSVNEESGGADRQGESGDAENVQQAEKLILRLDTYREEG, encoded by the coding sequence ATGGATGAAGTGTTAGTGGAAAACAAGAAATTAGCCGCTGAAAACAAGAAGGTGTCTGATAGGGAGAAAATTCTAGAAATGCGTGTGAAGAAGTTGGAGATTGATAATAAAgagttggtgaaaaagattgattCTGATCAGTCAGAGATTGACATCTTGAAGGTGAGAATTGCTGAGCTAGAAGAAGAAAAGGCTCGACGAGATGAGCAAAATGAATACttcaagttgaagaacaaagAATTTGAAGCAGCTAAAGAGTTAAGAGATCACGAGTTCTATATGCTGAACAAAGTTGTTGAAGGCATGCTTGGAACATCGGTAGagcaaaagtttgaagagctgcAAGTTGAAGAGCTCAGAGCTGAACGTCAAGCCAAAAtcgatgaacaaatgaaagacaAAGGCAAAGGAGTTGAAGGTAGTTCTGCAATGACTGAAAGatcaattgttccttcaatggttGTTGATAATCCCAAGCCTATCTCTGCTGTTTCTGGTCTATTTGAGGATTATACTCCTATGGATGAATTGATTGGagatagtgatgaagatgatgaagaggaggatgaagaggaagatgtcAAAGATGAGAAAGTATACTCTGCGAGCAGTCATGGTTCAGGaaaagatgatgatgacgatgatgctcaGGGTGGTACAGGGTTGAAAGTATCTGAAGCTTCTGCTGAACAGAATGTTGATAATTTGATGAATGACTCTGTGAACGAAGAATCAGGGGGAGCTGATAGACAGGGGGAGTCAGGTGATGCAGAGAACGTTCAACAAGCTGAGAAATTGATCTTGAGGTTAGATACTTATCGTGAAGAAGGATAG